One genomic region from Magnetofaba australis IT-1 encodes:
- the rsgA gene encoding ribosome small subunit-dependent GTPase A: MTHALFSTSQMGFGPFFQQQLSLDEFDAATPARVTARDGLILQLITPSGFQRLTLPGGWRALPVDEQPVVGDWLLLDAAGVAQRLLERSSFLARRAAGHGHHLQPMAANLSTLFIVTSCNQDFNPSRLERYLTLAQEGGAAPVIVLTKADLLENPADLLRQAQRLAPGLIALALDARQTEARTLLAPWLGEGETVAFVGSSGVGKSTLINTLRGEAAQATGAIREDDAHGRHTTTSRQLLPLEGGAWLLDTPGMRELRVEASDAGLEAVFADVAALAERCRFRDCGHQQDDGCAVRAAVDDGEIDVRRLENFLKLQREQGYLRESAHESRDRQRKFSKMVNSAKVTKFGRR, from the coding sequence ATGACGCATGCGCTTTTTTCGACTTCCCAAATGGGCTTTGGCCCCTTTTTTCAGCAACAACTCTCGCTGGATGAGTTCGACGCCGCCACGCCCGCGCGGGTGACCGCGCGCGATGGGTTGATTCTGCAACTCATCACGCCCAGCGGCTTTCAGCGCCTGACGCTGCCCGGCGGCTGGCGGGCGCTGCCCGTCGACGAGCAGCCGGTGGTGGGCGACTGGCTGCTGCTGGATGCGGCGGGCGTTGCGCAGCGACTGCTGGAACGCAGCAGCTTTCTGGCGCGCCGCGCCGCCGGTCATGGGCATCATCTGCAACCCATGGCGGCCAATCTCTCCACCCTGTTTATCGTCACCTCGTGCAATCAGGATTTTAACCCCTCGCGGCTGGAGCGCTATCTTACCCTGGCGCAGGAGGGCGGCGCAGCGCCGGTGATTGTGCTGACCAAGGCGGATCTGCTGGAGAATCCGGCGGATCTGCTGCGACAGGCGCAGCGGTTGGCCCCGGGGCTGATCGCGCTGGCGTTGGACGCCCGCCAAACCGAGGCGCGCACTCTGCTGGCGCCGTGGTTGGGGGAGGGTGAAACGGTGGCGTTTGTGGGCTCCTCCGGGGTGGGCAAATCCACCCTCATTAACACTCTGCGTGGCGAGGCGGCGCAGGCCACCGGGGCGATCCGTGAAGACGACGCCCATGGGCGACACACCACCACCAGTCGCCAATTGTTGCCGCTGGAGGGCGGCGCCTGGCTGCTGGATACGCCAGGCATGCGCGAGTTGCGGGTGGAGGCGTCCGACGCCGGATTGGAGGCGGTGTTTGCCGACGTCGCCGCGTTGGCGGAGCGGTGCCGCTTCCGCGATTGCGGGCATCAGCAGGACGACGGCTGTGCGGTGCGCGCGGCGGTGGATGATGGCGAGATCGATGTGCGGCGGCTGGAGAATTTTCTCAAGCTGCAGCGCGAGCAGGGGTATCTGCGCGAGTCGGCGCATGAGAGTCGCGACCGCCAGCGCAAATTCTCCAAAATGGTCAATTCCGCCAAAGTGACCAAGTTCGGCAGGAGGTAG
- a CDS encoding secondary thiamine-phosphate synthase enzyme YjbQ, whose product MRYQLHIATQAREELIDITAQVADCVKRCGVKDGLVSVYAQGATGAIMIQENWDDSVQRDVVNLLRQMIPQGVWLHDQQDGNGDAHLKAGLVGPSETIPLIDGALGLSRWQNIFFCEFDGPRAQRPIVCTILADR is encoded by the coding sequence ATGCGCTATCAATTGCATATCGCTACGCAGGCGCGGGAAGAGCTGATCGACATCACCGCACAGGTGGCCGACTGCGTCAAACGCTGCGGGGTCAAAGATGGCTTGGTGAGCGTCTACGCCCAGGGCGCTACGGGGGCGATCATGATTCAGGAGAATTGGGATGATAGCGTGCAGCGGGATGTGGTCAATCTGCTGCGCCAGATGATCCCCCAAGGGGTGTGGCTGCATGACCAGCAGGATGGCAACGGCGACGCCCACCTGAAGGCGGGGCTGGTGGGTCCGTCGGAGACTATACCGCTGATTGACGGCGCGTTGGGGTTGTCGCGTTGGCAGAACATCTTCTTCTGTGAATTCGACGGACCACGGGCGCAGCGCCCCATTGTGTGCACGATTCTGGCGGATCGCTAA
- a CDS encoding Rieske 2Fe-2S domain-containing protein has protein sequence MSKALRYLAATRPEAATNLLGFYKHSVQALDDKTRHLIQIVTKISVGTERGLRQYAPKALKAGATKEEILDAVLMAFPAAGLNKVLDAIVVLNELELLPEVPDAEPAPAADPVLGALTDFPIKKMQCVSRATGDVIVYRPDETSVKVYDNHCSHARTSLCKGIDHGEQVECRIHNWVFDLASGKCVGPDPAGKPSLREVPAEVRDGQVVVTG, from the coding sequence ATGTCCAAAGCTTTGCGCTATCTGGCCGCGACCCGCCCCGAGGCGGCCACCAATCTGCTGGGCTTCTACAAACACAGCGTGCAGGCCCTCGACGACAAAACCCGCCACCTGATCCAGATCGTCACCAAGATCAGCGTCGGCACCGAGCGCGGTCTGCGTCAGTATGCGCCCAAGGCGCTCAAAGCCGGGGCCACCAAGGAGGAGATCCTCGACGCCGTGCTGATGGCCTTCCCCGCCGCCGGTCTGAACAAGGTGCTGGACGCCATTGTGGTGTTGAATGAGCTGGAATTGCTGCCGGAAGTTCCCGACGCCGAGCCCGCCCCCGCCGCCGACCCGGTGCTGGGCGCGCTGACCGACTTCCCCATCAAGAAGATGCAGTGCGTCTCCCGCGCCACCGGCGACGTCATCGTCTATCGCCCTGACGAGACCAGCGTGAAGGTGTATGACAACCACTGCTCCCACGCCCGCACCAGCCTGTGCAAAGGCATCGACCATGGCGAGCAGGTCGAGTGCCGCATCCACAACTGGGTGTTTGATCTGGCCTCCGGCAAATGCGTCGGCCCCGACCCCGCAGGCAAGCCCAGCCTGCGCGAAGTTCCCGCCGAAGTGCGCGACGGCCAGGTGGTGGTGACCGGCTAA
- a CDS encoding GatB/YqeY domain-containing protein: MTISQRISDDLKTAMRAKDSARTGALRMLRAAILNEEKSGGKAMTEADAIRVVRAQIKQRRDSAEAFRNAGREESADKELGEIAVLEEYLPPALSEEQMSAIVDAAIAAAGAASIKEMGKVMGQLKGSVPEGADMGALSALVKKRLAGA, translated from the coding sequence ATGACGATTTCCCAACGCATCTCCGATGATCTGAAAACCGCCATGCGCGCCAAGGACAGCGCTCGCACCGGCGCCCTGCGCATGCTGCGCGCGGCGATCCTCAATGAGGAGAAGTCCGGCGGCAAAGCGATGACGGAAGCCGACGCCATTCGCGTGGTGCGCGCGCAGATCAAGCAGCGTCGCGACTCCGCAGAGGCGTTCCGCAACGCCGGCCGCGAAGAGTCCGCCGACAAGGAGCTGGGCGAGATCGCGGTGCTGGAAGAGTATCTGCCGCCAGCCCTCTCCGAAGAGCAGATGAGCGCCATCGTCGACGCCGCCATCGCCGCCGCCGGGGCAGCCTCCATCAAGGAGATGGGCAAGGTGATGGGCCAGCTCAAAGGCTCGGTGCCGGAAGGGGCCGATATGGGCGCCCTGTCGGCGCTGGTGAAAAAGCGTCTGGCGGGCGCGTAA